GCGCGCCGACGGAACGCGCGGCGGCCGAGCGGGCGCTCGACCGCACGCTGCGCTGGCTGCCGCGCAACCTCGCCGCGCGGCGCGACGAGACCGCCGCGCTCTTCGGCATCGTGCAGGGGGGCGTCTTCGACGACCTGCGCCGCCGCTCGCTCGACGAGACCGCGGCGCTGCCGTGCGACGGCGTGGCCTTGGGCGGCGTCTCGGTCGGCGAGGGACGCGACGAGGTCCGGCGGATCGTGGCCGAGTTCGGGCCGCGGCTCCCCGCGGAGCGGCCGCGCTACCTGATGGGGATGGGCCGCCCGGAGGACATCGTCGAGGCGGTCGCCGCCGGCTTCGACATGTTCGACTGCGTGCTGCCGACGCGGCACGGCCGCACCGCGCAGCTCTTCACCTCGCGCGGGCCGCTGAACATGCGCAACGCGCGGTTCCGCGAGGACGAGCGCCCGCCGGACGCCGACTGCCGCTGCCCGGTTTGCGCGCAGTTCTCGCGCGCCTACCTGCGGCACCTCTACACGACCGGCGAGATGCTCGGGCCGCGGCTCGGCACGCTGCACAACCTGTGGTTCTACATGGAGCTCGTCCGCGCGATGCGCGCCGCGATCGAGGCGGGGACGTTCGCGACGTTCCGCCGCGACTTCCACGCCCGACTTGCCGAGGGGGCGGCGTGAGCGCCGCCGCGCGGCGCGACGGACCGGACGCCGAAGTCCGCGGCGGGCCGATCGCGCTCGTTTCCGACGCGCACATCGACGGCCCCGGGGCGACGCTCGACGACTTCCTCGC
This window of the bacterium genome carries:
- the tgt gene encoding tRNA guanosine(34) transglycosylase Tgt; translated protein: MAFEVLARDGEARRGRLTTRRGVVETPVFMPVGTCGSVKGTTPDELRAMGAGIVLANTYHLHVRPGEELVRKMGGVSRFAAWNGPVLTDSGGYQVFSLAARRTLDDDGATFQDHIEGTRRRLTPESSIAIQEALGAEIMMALDDCTGAPTERAAAERALDRTLRWLPRNLAARRDETAALFGIVQGGVFDDLRRRSLDETAALPCDGVALGGVSVGEGRDEVRRIVAEFGPRLPAERPRYLMGMGRPEDIVEAVAAGFDMFDCVLPTRHGRTAQLFTSRGPLNMRNARFREDERPPDADCRCPVCAQFSRAYLRHLYTTGEMLGPRLGTLHNLWFYMELVRAMRAAIEAGTFATFRRDFHARLAEGAA